The proteins below are encoded in one region of Alistipes indistinctus YIT 12060:
- a CDS encoding alpha-amylase family glycosyl hydrolase, with translation METKLSGRLAIVEQDDWLKPVEGAMTERYAHFCRRLSGIERTAGSLVDYANGYLYFGFQYDPVRRGWWFREWLPGAIDVYLFGDFNGWQRTELPLRRGAGGVWSIFLPDESFAGRLVHGSRVKILVHGRNGWLERIPAYIRRVVQDEQSKDFSGQLWAPAKPFDWNGDRFDISSLGSLYIYECHVGMSQEKEGVGTYAEFAGTVLPRIKEDGYNVVQLMAVAEHPYYGSFGYHVSNFFAPSSRFGTPEDLKALIKRAHELGLAVVMDLVQAHYVKNINEGLNELDGTDHHYSLPGPAGEQPYWDSKLFDYGKPEVEHFLLSNVKYWLDEFHFDGYRFDGVTSMIYTHHGYTEFDSRDKYFTDVNGDALAYLTLANKLVHDFRPGAVTIAEDVSGMPGMCAPVPDGGVGFDYRLGMAVPDFWIKLLKEVPDEEWNIWEMWHMMVDRLGTVKTVAYCESHDQALVGDKTLAFRLMDKQMYTDMNRSAENLVIDRGMALHKLIRLFTISLAGDAYLNFMGNEFGHPEWIDFPREGNGWSYAHARRQWSLSTNGFLRYSFLGEFDKAMIGLMRRYGVLTSGFAYNHLMDEMNKTIVYSHRGDLLFVFNWHPQRSIPGYEVPVPAPGRYRIVLSSDAKRFGGYGRIDESVDAFSFPRTHADGSVGHYIKVYNLSRAALVLKKQED, from the coding sequence ATGGAGACAAAGCTGTCCGGGCGCCTCGCGATTGTGGAACAGGACGACTGGCTCAAACCGGTCGAAGGGGCCATGACGGAGCGCTATGCGCATTTTTGCAGGAGGCTTTCCGGCATCGAGCGCACGGCAGGTTCGCTGGTCGATTATGCCAACGGTTACCTCTATTTCGGGTTCCAGTACGATCCCGTCCGCCGGGGGTGGTGGTTCCGCGAGTGGCTGCCGGGTGCCATTGATGTCTACCTGTTCGGGGATTTCAACGGCTGGCAGCGTACGGAACTGCCGTTGCGAAGGGGTGCCGGAGGTGTGTGGTCGATTTTTCTGCCCGATGAATCGTTTGCGGGGAGATTGGTGCACGGTTCTCGGGTCAAGATATTGGTCCACGGCCGGAATGGCTGGCTCGAGCGGATTCCGGCCTATATTCGCCGTGTCGTTCAGGACGAGCAGAGCAAGGATTTTTCGGGACAACTGTGGGCGCCTGCCAAACCGTTCGACTGGAACGGCGACCGCTTCGATATCTCTTCGCTGGGCAGCCTTTATATCTATGAGTGCCATGTGGGCATGAGCCAGGAGAAGGAGGGGGTGGGGACCTATGCCGAATTCGCCGGGACGGTTTTGCCCCGCATCAAGGAGGACGGTTACAATGTCGTTCAGTTGATGGCTGTGGCCGAGCATCCCTATTACGGCAGTTTCGGCTACCACGTCAGCAATTTTTTCGCCCCTTCGTCCCGTTTCGGGACGCCGGAAGATTTGAAAGCGTTGATCAAAAGGGCACATGAACTGGGGCTTGCGGTAGTGATGGACCTGGTGCAGGCGCATTATGTCAAGAATATCAACGAAGGTCTCAACGAGCTGGACGGGACCGATCACCATTATTCGCTTCCCGGTCCTGCCGGCGAGCAGCCCTACTGGGATTCCAAACTGTTCGATTACGGCAAACCGGAGGTCGAACATTTCCTGTTGTCGAACGTCAAATACTGGCTCGACGAATTCCATTTCGACGGGTATCGTTTCGATGGTGTAACGTCGATGATCTATACGCACCATGGCTACACCGAGTTCGACAGCCGCGACAAATATTTCACCGATGTCAACGGCGATGCGCTGGCTTACCTGACATTGGCGAACAAACTGGTGCACGATTTCCGTCCCGGGGCGGTCACGATCGCCGAGGATGTGAGCGGCATGCCGGGCATGTGTGCGCCGGTACCGGACGGCGGGGTGGGATTCGACTACCGGCTGGGCATGGCTGTACCCGATTTCTGGATCAAGCTGCTCAAGGAGGTTCCCGACGAGGAGTGGAACATCTGGGAGATGTGGCATATGATGGTCGACCGGCTCGGCACGGTCAAAACGGTGGCTTACTGCGAATCGCACGACCAGGCGCTCGTGGGCGATAAAACGCTTGCGTTCCGGTTGATGGACAAGCAGATGTACACCGATATGAACCGTTCTGCCGAGAATCTCGTGATCGACCGGGGAATGGCCCTTCACAAGCTGATCCGCCTTTTCACGATTTCTTTGGCCGGCGACGCCTACCTCAATTTCATGGGCAATGAATTCGGGCATCCCGAATGGATCGATTTTCCGCGGGAGGGCAACGGTTGGAGCTATGCGCATGCGCGCCGGCAGTGGAGCCTCTCGACGAACGGTTTCCTGCGTTATAGTTTCCTGGGCGAATTCGACAAGGCGATGATCGGACTTATGCGGCGGTACGGTGTACTGACAAGCGGCTTTGCCTACAATCACCTGATGGACGAGATGAACAAAACGATCGTTTACAGCCACCGCGGCGATTTGCTGTTCGTCTTCAATTGGCACCCGCAGCGCAGCATCCCCGGTTACGAGGTTCCCGTTCCGGCGCCGGGGCGTTACCGCATCGTGCTGTCGTCAGATGCCAAACGGTTCGGAGGTTACGGGCGTATCGACGAAAGCGTCGACGCATTCAGTTTCCCGCGCACGCATGCCGACGGGTCGGTCGGGCATTATATCAAGGTCTATAACCTGAGCCGTGCCGCGCTGGTGCTGAAAAAACAGGAGGACTAA
- a CDS encoding aminotransferase class I/II-fold pyridoxal phosphate-dependent enzyme, which translates to MDIFDRIHQNAGGPIGQYQKLSHGYYSFPKLEGEIGPRMMFRGREVLNWSLNNYLGLANHPEVRKADAEGAAKFGMAAPMGARMMSGQTKWHEQLERELAAFVGKPDAFLLNYGYQGMVSIIDCLLTRRDVVVYDSEAHACIIDGLRLHTGKRFVYPHNDMAACRKQLERATKLAEENGGGVLVITEGVFGMKGDLGKLDEIVAMKKEFNFRLLVDDAHGFGTMGEGGRGTASHFGVIDGVDVLFNTFAKSMAGIGAFVASEKYIVDFLRYNMRSQTYAKSLPMPMVIGALKRLDLIRNHPEYQENLWKIVRALQNGFRERGFDIGGTLSPVTPVYMKGGVEEACNIVVDLRETYNLFCSVVVYPVIPRGEIILRIIPTAVHTLEDVNYTLDCFEKCHKRLLAGDYKKPIQDMSEK; encoded by the coding sequence GTGGATATTTTTGACAGAATACACCAGAACGCCGGCGGCCCGATCGGCCAATACCAGAAACTGAGCCACGGTTATTATTCGTTTCCGAAACTCGAAGGGGAGATCGGTCCGAGGATGATGTTCCGCGGTCGCGAAGTGCTGAACTGGAGCCTGAACAACTACCTCGGCCTGGCCAACCATCCCGAAGTGCGCAAGGCCGACGCCGAAGGCGCCGCGAAATTCGGCATGGCGGCTCCGATGGGTGCCCGCATGATGAGCGGCCAGACCAAATGGCACGAGCAGCTCGAACGCGAACTGGCGGCCTTCGTCGGCAAGCCGGACGCCTTCCTGCTCAACTACGGTTATCAGGGCATGGTATCGATCATCGATTGCCTGCTCACGCGCCGCGACGTAGTGGTCTACGACTCCGAAGCGCACGCCTGCATCATCGACGGTCTGCGTCTGCACACCGGCAAGCGTTTCGTCTATCCGCACAACGACATGGCGGCCTGCCGCAAGCAACTCGAACGTGCGACGAAACTGGCCGAAGAGAACGGCGGAGGCGTATTGGTCATCACCGAAGGCGTCTTCGGCATGAAGGGCGACCTGGGCAAGCTCGACGAGATCGTCGCGATGAAAAAGGAGTTCAACTTCCGCCTGCTGGTGGACGACGCGCACGGCTTCGGTACGATGGGCGAAGGCGGACGCGGTACCGCGAGCCATTTCGGCGTAATCGACGGCGTGGACGTGCTGTTCAACACCTTCGCCAAATCGATGGCCGGCATCGGCGCTTTCGTCGCATCTGAAAAGTACATCGTCGACTTCCTGCGTTACAACATGCGCTCGCAGACTTACGCCAAATCGCTGCCGATGCCGATGGTGATCGGCGCGCTGAAACGTCTGGACCTGATCCGCAACCATCCCGAATACCAGGAAAACCTGTGGAAAATCGTCCGCGCGCTGCAGAACGGTTTCCGCGAACGCGGCTTCGACATCGGCGGTACGCTCTCACCCGTCACCCCCGTCTATATGAAGGGCGGCGTCGAAGAGGCCTGCAACATCGTCGTAGACCTCCGCGAGACCTACAACCTCTTTTGTTCGGTGGTCGTTTACCCGGTCATCCCGCGCGGTGAGATCATCCTGCGTATCATCCCGACGGCCGTACATACGCTCGAAGACGTGAATTATACGCTCGACTGCTTCGAAAAATGCCACAAGCGGTTACTAGCCGGCGATTACAAAAAGCCGATCCAGGACATGTCCGAAAAATAG
- a CDS encoding outer membrane protein assembly factor BamD: protein MKMKHCFGKYFALFVALCAVSCSGYNKLLKSDDHEQKYKMALEYYEKGKYSKTASLLESLNQVFAGTNRSDTLAYYYGASLYKQGDFTTSGEIFDGFRHHYGRSPFLEDVEYMYAKGLYFSAPSYKRDQTNTHKAIMAIGEYLNRYPNSTKKESLMENVTELQQRLYDKSMENAKLYYDIGYYNSAIVALRNAIELYPETNHRELLSYLIVRSHYLYAKNSIPEKQRQRYMDLQDAYYSFVAEYPESSYRKEVDKMQEEAKKFLARYSEKEQAKEAAAEAKKAQTEKQGVDVRDEHIPELKLKPLETPEGMLKPKKIKQNNEFNLQNSTIQNGNQEK, encoded by the coding sequence ATGAAGATGAAGCATTGTTTCGGTAAATATTTTGCCCTGTTCGTTGCCTTGTGTGCAGTGTCGTGCAGCGGATACAACAAGTTGCTCAAGAGCGACGATCACGAGCAAAAGTACAAAATGGCGCTCGAATACTATGAAAAGGGGAAGTACTCCAAGACCGCGTCGTTGCTCGAAAGCCTGAACCAGGTTTTCGCGGGTACCAACCGGTCGGATACGCTGGCTTACTATTACGGTGCTTCGCTTTACAAACAGGGCGATTTTACGACCAGCGGCGAGATTTTCGACGGCTTTCGCCACCATTACGGACGCAGTCCCTTCCTGGAGGATGTCGAGTATATGTATGCCAAAGGGCTTTATTTTTCCGCTCCGTCCTACAAACGCGACCAGACCAATACGCACAAGGCGATCATGGCTATCGGCGAATACCTGAACCGCTACCCCAACAGTACGAAGAAAGAGTCGCTGATGGAGAACGTGACGGAACTGCAGCAGCGTTTGTATGATAAATCGATGGAGAATGCGAAGCTCTATTACGATATCGGGTATTACAACTCCGCGATCGTGGCCCTGCGCAACGCCATCGAACTTTACCCGGAGACCAACCACCGCGAACTGCTTTCCTACCTGATCGTGCGTTCGCATTACCTTTATGCGAAGAACAGCATTCCGGAAAAGCAGCGCCAGCGTTATATGGACCTGCAGGACGCTTATTACAGTTTCGTGGCTGAATATCCCGAGAGTTCCTACCGCAAGGAGGTAGACAAAATGCAGGAAGAGGCCAAAAAATTCCTGGCCCGTTATAGCGAAAAGGAGCAGGCCAAGGAGGCTGCGGCCGAAGCGAAAAAGGCCCAAACAGAGAAACAGGGCGTTGACGTCCGCGACGAGCATATTCCCGAGCTGAAGCTCAAGCCGCTGGAGACTCCGGAAGGCATGCTGAAGCCGAAAAAGATCAAGCAAAACAACGAATTCAATCTCCAAAACAGCACCATACAAAATGGAAATCAAGAAAAGTAA
- a CDS encoding peptide MFS transporter gives MFKGHPKGLFVLALANMGERFGYYTMLAIFVLFMQAKFGFSADTTSTIFGIFLAAVYFLPLFGGLLADKVLGYGKTITLGIVVMFIGYFLLAIPTGTGTGAIVMMFGALLLIAMGTGCFKGNLQALVGNLYDNPKYSTKRDLAFSIFYMCINIGAFFAPSAAEGVSNYFLGKNGFTYNAEIPALSHQLTNGTITPEGMEQFTKLAAQQGHSGADLAAFGTQYVDALSQSYNYGFGVACLSLIVSMLIFLGFRKLYKAADKTEKQKAKEGSTETLKELTPEQTKDRLVALGLVFAVVIFFWMSFHQNGLTMTWFARDYTVKAVSGLDRFGFSLLTLIPFAVGFYGILNIFQSKESRSKLVAALVAVAGLALAWWAYANFPAEMAITPQIFQQFNAYFIVLLTPITVAFFGWLAKRGKEPLAPRKIGIGMVIAALGFVVLAVGSMGLPAPSALKATGGVSQMLVSPNWLISTYLVLTVAELFLSPMGISFVSKVAPPKYKGLAQGGWLAATAIGNYLVAVIGYLWEAIDLWMLWGILVACCLVSAAFLFTMMKRLEKTTSEA, from the coding sequence ATGTTCAAAGGACACCCCAAGGGGCTCTTCGTACTCGCGCTGGCCAATATGGGAGAACGCTTCGGCTACTACACCATGCTGGCCATTTTCGTGCTGTTCATGCAGGCTAAGTTCGGCTTCAGCGCCGATACGACCAGCACCATCTTCGGCATCTTCCTGGCTGCCGTCTATTTCCTGCCGCTGTTCGGCGGCCTGCTGGCCGACAAGGTACTCGGCTACGGCAAAACCATCACACTGGGTATCGTCGTGATGTTCATCGGTTACTTCCTGCTGGCAATTCCCACGGGTACCGGCACCGGGGCGATCGTGATGATGTTCGGCGCACTGCTGCTCATCGCGATGGGTACCGGCTGCTTCAAAGGCAACCTGCAGGCACTGGTGGGTAACCTCTACGACAATCCGAAGTACAGTACCAAGCGCGACCTCGCGTTCAGCATCTTCTACATGTGCATCAACATCGGCGCTTTCTTCGCCCCGTCGGCGGCCGAAGGCGTTTCGAATTATTTCCTCGGCAAAAACGGGTTTACCTATAACGCCGAAATCCCCGCGCTTTCGCACCAATTGACAAACGGAACGATCACTCCCGAAGGGATGGAACAGTTTACGAAACTGGCCGCCCAACAGGGCCATTCCGGCGCCGACCTGGCTGCATTCGGCACACAGTACGTCGATGCGCTGAGCCAGTCTTACAACTACGGTTTCGGCGTCGCCTGCCTCTCGCTGATCGTCTCGATGCTCATCTTCCTCGGTTTCCGCAAACTCTACAAGGCGGCTGACAAGACCGAAAAGCAAAAAGCAAAGGAAGGCAGCACGGAAACGCTCAAAGAGCTGACACCGGAACAGACCAAAGACCGTCTGGTGGCACTGGGGCTGGTATTCGCCGTGGTGATCTTCTTCTGGATGTCGTTCCACCAGAACGGGTTGACAATGACCTGGTTCGCCCGCGATTACACGGTCAAGGCGGTGAGCGGACTCGACCGGTTCGGCTTCTCGCTGCTGACGCTGATTCCGTTCGCAGTGGGATTCTACGGCATCCTGAACATTTTCCAGTCGAAAGAGTCTCGCAGCAAACTGGTCGCAGCTTTGGTGGCAGTCGCAGGATTGGCACTCGCCTGGTGGGCTTATGCGAACTTCCCGGCCGAGATGGCAATCACGCCGCAGATTTTCCAGCAATTCAACGCCTACTTCATCGTTCTGCTGACCCCGATCACCGTCGCTTTCTTCGGATGGCTCGCCAAGCGGGGGAAGGAACCGCTCGCTCCGCGTAAGATCGGCATCGGCATGGTGATCGCGGCGCTCGGATTCGTCGTGCTGGCCGTAGGCTCGATGGGGCTTCCGGCACCTTCGGCGCTCAAAGCGACCGGCGGCGTCAGCCAGATGCTCGTATCGCCGAACTGGCTGATCAGCACTTATCTCGTACTGACCGTGGCCGAACTGTTCCTCTCGCCTATGGGTATTTCATTCGTTTCGAAGGTCGCTCCCCCCAAGTACAAAGGACTCGCACAGGGCGGATGGCTGGCAGCAACGGCCAT
- a CDS encoding DNA-directed RNA polymerase subunit omega, whose protein sequence is MEIKKSNIPNNTITRKLTDLDAPTGNIYESVVVISKRANQISSEIKQELNRKLADFSSVNDSLEETFENREQIEISKYYEKLPKPAIIATEEFLEGKVYFRENNEAETQPQEA, encoded by the coding sequence ATGGAAATCAAGAAAAGTAACATTCCCAACAACACCATCACGCGCAAACTGACCGACCTGGATGCGCCGACGGGAAATATCTACGAGTCCGTTGTGGTCATTTCCAAACGGGCCAACCAGATCTCCAGCGAGATCAAGCAGGAGCTGAACCGCAAACTGGCCGATTTCTCGAGCGTGAACGACTCTTTGGAGGAGACTTTCGAGAATCGCGAACAGATCGAGATTTCCAAGTATTACGAGAAACTTCCCAAACCCGCGATTATCGCGACCGAGGAATTTCTCGAGGGAAAGGTTTATTTCCGCGAAAACAACGAGGCAGAAACGCAGCCGCAGGAGGCATAG
- a CDS encoding ArnT family glycosyltransferase gives MRALQKIKNPETLVWLGLGLWWIVNLVQAGCTELADDEAYYHMFAGRLAWGYFDHPPMTALLVHLGGFLGGEIGVRFFFTVLQPIYLFALWRIIRPRETTVRDAGLFLLIAAAMPILQLYGFIAVPDGPLMLFTALFLWSYKYFTERSNWLAVLFIAVSLAGLAYSKYHGALVFLFTVLSNLRLLKNPKFYAACLLAALLVIPHLWWQYAHDWVSLRYHLAGRNRDFEFGFVTEYLLNLFAIFNPFLFPVFIAAWWKNRAVRPVDRALSCIAAGFILFFLSSTLRGYVQPQWEIPATFGIIALLFGFIREREKLRHYTLWVCWITLALVALTRIEMIFNPLGIKFQVFDNRETYAQLADTAQGRPIIFNGSYTAAAKYHFYTGGESYAQPVVTYRTSHYQLRDDDTRMAGRAVLTEVLDSTPGAQEIKLANGKKFHYLVADPFIPVRKIIAEITGLPPTVNQGDSLHLDVTLHNPYPYVYILEKGTSGSETANGTFGKQVPVPAAGTSNSTVNSGTEVEPVKHGTAPRLWPLTVNIVWRHLGDSVLIVPLGGISGVLPPEGKLQFHATTVVPELRPGKRYETGIMLTDSPMLSWFNGTAQEVRVEKKRLASQQLP, from the coding sequence ATGAGAGCGTTGCAAAAGATCAAGAACCCCGAAACTTTGGTGTGGCTGGGTCTCGGCCTTTGGTGGATCGTAAACCTCGTCCAGGCGGGGTGCACCGAGCTGGCCGATGACGAAGCCTATTATCACATGTTCGCGGGACGACTCGCCTGGGGCTATTTCGACCATCCGCCCATGACGGCACTGTTGGTGCATCTCGGCGGTTTTCTGGGCGGAGAGATCGGTGTACGCTTTTTCTTCACAGTCCTACAACCCATCTACCTGTTCGCACTCTGGCGGATCATCCGCCCCCGGGAGACGACGGTTCGCGATGCAGGATTGTTCCTGCTGATCGCGGCCGCAATGCCCATCCTGCAACTCTACGGCTTCATCGCCGTACCCGATGGGCCGTTGATGCTGTTCACCGCACTGTTCCTGTGGAGTTATAAATATTTTACGGAACGGAGCAATTGGCTGGCAGTCCTGTTCATCGCAGTAAGCCTTGCGGGACTGGCCTACAGCAAATACCACGGCGCGCTAGTGTTCCTGTTCACGGTGCTGTCGAACCTCAGATTGCTGAAAAACCCGAAATTCTACGCCGCCTGCCTGCTGGCGGCCCTGTTGGTCATCCCCCATCTGTGGTGGCAGTATGCCCACGACTGGGTATCGCTGCGCTATCATCTCGCGGGACGCAACCGCGACTTTGAATTCGGGTTCGTCACGGAATACCTGTTAAACCTCTTTGCAATCTTCAACCCGTTCCTCTTTCCGGTTTTCATCGCGGCATGGTGGAAAAACCGTGCCGTGCGCCCTGTCGACCGCGCACTGAGCTGCATCGCGGCAGGTTTCATCCTCTTTTTCCTCTCTTCTACCCTGCGCGGCTACGTACAGCCGCAATGGGAGATTCCGGCGACATTCGGGATCATCGCACTGTTATTCGGATTTATCCGGGAGCGGGAAAAGTTGCGGCACTACACGCTGTGGGTCTGCTGGATCACACTGGCACTCGTGGCGCTCACCCGCATCGAAATGATCTTCAACCCATTGGGGATCAAGTTCCAGGTATTCGACAATCGTGAGACATATGCACAACTGGCCGATACGGCCCAAGGACGGCCGATCATCTTCAACGGCAGTTACACGGCCGCTGCCAAATATCATTTTTACACTGGAGGCGAGAGCTACGCGCAACCCGTGGTCACTTACCGCACCAGCCACTACCAGCTCCGCGACGACGACACCCGGATGGCGGGCCGGGCCGTCCTCACCGAAGTATTGGACAGTACGCCCGGAGCACAGGAGATAAAGCTTGCCAACGGCAAGAAATTCCATTACCTGGTCGCGGATCCGTTTATTCCGGTCCGGAAAATCATCGCCGAAATCACCGGTTTGCCGCCGACAGTCAACCAGGGCGATTCGCTCCACCTGGATGTGACCCTGCACAACCCCTACCCTTATGTTTATATCCTAGAAAAAGGTACAAGCGGTTCTGAAACGGCAAACGGCACTTTCGGGAAGCAAGTCCCCGTCCCGGCAGCCGGAACGTCAAACAGCACCGTGAACAGCGGAACGGAAGTCGAACCGGTGAAACATGGAACCGCACCCCGACTCTGGCCCCTTACCGTCAATATCGTATGGAGACACCTCGGAGATTCCGTCCTGATCGTACCGCTCGGTGGCATATCCGGTGTACTGCCGCCAGAAGGGAAATTGCAATTCCATGCAACGACCGTGGTACCGGAATTGCGCCCCGGGAAGAGATACGAAACGGGGATCATGCTAACCGATTCACCGATGCTTTCGTGGTTCAACGGAACAGCCCAAGAGGTGAGGGTGGAAAAGAAGCGGCTGGCATCGCAGCAGCTGCCGTAA
- a CDS encoding sugar O-acetyltransferase: MNAKEKMLAGLPFDTHDADLGREREKATRLLQKFNTLTLFDGAYREILRELLPNTTTECLIRPPFFCDYGYNIYIGEGGFINFNCVMLDGAPIRIGNNVLIGPAVQIYTFHHPIDHLERREVEICRPVTIGDDCWIGGGAIILPGVTIGPKSVIGAGAVVTKDVPEGGVVAGNPARPITPRS, translated from the coding sequence ATGAATGCAAAAGAGAAAATGCTCGCAGGACTTCCGTTCGACACCCACGACGCAGACCTCGGCCGCGAACGGGAAAAAGCCACGCGGTTACTGCAAAAATTCAACACACTCACCCTGTTCGATGGAGCTTACCGGGAGATTTTACGGGAGTTACTGCCCAATACCACCACCGAATGCCTGATCCGGCCGCCGTTTTTTTGCGACTACGGTTATAACATCTATATCGGTGAGGGGGGATTCATCAACTTCAACTGCGTGATGCTCGACGGTGCACCGATCCGTATCGGGAACAACGTACTGATCGGACCTGCCGTACAAATCTACACTTTCCACCACCCGATCGACCATCTGGAACGCCGCGAAGTAGAAATCTGCCGACCCGTCACCATCGGCGACGACTGCTGGATCGGCGGCGGTGCCATTATTCTGCCGGGCGTGACGATCGGACCGAAATCGGTCATAGGCGCCGGCGCCGTGGTCACCAAAGACGTACCCGAAGGGGGCGTGGTAGCGGGCAATCCAGCCCGGCCGATCACTCCGCGCTCTTAA
- the coaBC gene encoding bifunctional phosphopantothenoylcysteine decarboxylase/phosphopantothenate--cysteine ligase CoaBC produces MLAGKRIIVGVTGSIAAYKAAILVRLLVKAGAEVRVLMTPLAKEFITPLTLATLSKHPILVEFFNPENGEWNSHVSLGEWADAYLIAPATANTIAKMATGTADNLLLTTYLSARCPVFVAPAMDLDMFAHPATWGNIGTLRRYGNHIIEPASGELASGLEGKGRMEEPERIVEVLSAYFGGEETQVETTLKGRKLMVTAGPTLEPIDPVRYISNHSSGKMGYAIAAELSRRGAEVVLVSGRTGLPVPQGVKRVDVLTAEEMYRAAVDTFAGCDGAVMCAAVADYTPAEVAVTKIKKEGAEWTLTLRQTHDIAAELGCVKGDRVLVGFALETDHERENAVKKLQKKHLDFIVLNSLAEAGAGFGVDTNRITIIDREGHAEEYGLKPKSDVARDIADKIEKYLDR; encoded by the coding sequence ATGCTTGCAGGAAAAAGAATAATTGTCGGAGTGACAGGAAGTATCGCAGCCTATAAGGCTGCGATACTCGTCAGATTGCTTGTCAAAGCGGGGGCCGAGGTGCGGGTGCTGATGACCCCTCTGGCCAAAGAGTTCATTACGCCGCTGACGCTTGCTACGTTGAGCAAGCATCCCATCCTGGTCGAATTTTTCAATCCGGAGAACGGCGAGTGGAACTCGCATGTGAGTCTCGGTGAATGGGCCGACGCCTACCTGATCGCACCGGCTACGGCCAATACGATCGCGAAAATGGCGACCGGTACGGCCGACAACCTACTGCTCACTACTTACCTTTCGGCGCGTTGCCCGGTATTCGTGGCTCCGGCGATGGACCTCGACATGTTCGCCCATCCGGCGACTTGGGGTAATATCGGCACGTTGCGCCGCTACGGCAATCATATTATCGAGCCCGCTTCGGGGGAGCTAGCCAGCGGTCTGGAAGGCAAAGGCCGCATGGAGGAGCCGGAACGGATCGTCGAGGTGCTCAGCGCCTATTTCGGAGGTGAAGAAACGCAGGTTGAAACTACGTTGAAAGGCCGTAAGTTGATGGTGACGGCCGGACCGACGCTCGAACCGATCGATCCGGTGCGCTATATCTCGAACCATTCCTCGGGTAAAATGGGGTACGCCATTGCCGCCGAACTGTCCCGCCGCGGTGCCGAAGTGGTACTCGTCAGCGGGCGTACGGGATTGCCGGTGCCGCAGGGGGTGAAGCGGGTGGATGTCCTGACGGCCGAAGAGATGTACCGGGCGGCAGTCGATACCTTTGCCGGTTGCGACGGAGCGGTGATGTGTGCCGCGGTGGCCGATTACACCCCTGCGGAGGTTGCCGTTACGAAGATCAAAAAGGAGGGTGCCGAGTGGACCCTTACCTTGCGCCAGACGCACGATATTGCAGCCGAATTGGGCTGTGTCAAAGGAGACCGGGTGCTGGTAGGCTTTGCATTGGAAACCGATCACGAACGTGAAAATGCGGTGAAAAAGCTGCAAAAAAAGCATCTCGATTTTATCGTGCTCAATTCGTTGGCCGAGGCCGGAGCCGGGTTTGGTGTCGATACGAACCGCATTACGATCATCGATCGTGAAGGGCATGCCGAAGAGTACGGACTCAAGCCGAAATCCGATGTGGCACGCGATATCGCCGATAAGATTGAAAAATACCTGGATAGATAA
- a CDS encoding GtrA family protein: MIAEFIKFCVVGGSGVGVDFGITYLLKEKARINKYIANSAGFVCAATTNYILNRIWTFANHDPAITQQYLTFLGISVVGLGINNGIIYLLADRMRMNFYLSKLFAIGTVTVWNFFMNYYFTFTA; the protein is encoded by the coding sequence ATGATAGCCGAATTCATCAAATTTTGCGTAGTCGGGGGCAGCGGCGTAGGAGTCGATTTCGGAATCACCTACCTGCTCAAAGAGAAAGCCCGGATCAACAAGTATATCGCGAACTCGGCAGGGTTCGTCTGTGCTGCCACGACGAACTACATCCTCAACCGCATCTGGACGTTCGCCAACCATGACCCAGCCATCACCCAGCAATACCTCACCTTCCTGGGTATCTCCGTCGTGGGACTCGGGATCAACAACGGGATTATCTACCTGCTCGCCGACCGGATGCGCATGAATTTCTACCTCTCGAAGCTGTTCGCCATCGGTACGGTGACGGTCTGGAATTTCTTTATGAACTACTATTTCACGTTCACCGCTTAA